The window GCCAGCAGATTATTCCAAAGCTAAAATAGTAGAATTAACGAAAAAATATCAAATTTTGGCGGATGAAACGAATCAAAATCAAAAAACGGATTTAACGAAAAGTAATATTGTTTATATTATGAATGAAAGTTTTTCTGATCCTTTAGCTTTAAAAGGAATAACTGTTTCAAGTGATCCGATTCCAACTATTCGTCAATTGATTGAGTCAGGATATGGTGGCAAGATTTTATCTCAAGGATATGGCGGGGGAACAGCTAACATTGAATTTGAGGCATTGACGGGATTTTCTATGGAACCTCTTAATCCGCAATTAACAACACCTTATACTCAGTTGATTTCACAAAAACAAAAATTTCCGTCTATTGTTGATTTCTTAAAAAAGAAGAATTACACTACAACAGCTATCCATCCTTATAATACAAGTATGTACAAACGTGAAAATGTCTATGAAACATTAGGGTTTGATCAATTTATTAGTGAAACAACTATGCCTTATACTGAGACAATTGGCAATAACCCTTATATCAGTGATAAAGCAGCCTACCAAACTGTTTTAAAACAATTAGAAGGAACGGATACTCCAGATTTTGTTCATCTTGTTACGATGCAAAATCATATGCCTTATGGAGATAAGTATATAACAACTGACTTTACTGTAACAGGAACAACTAATGATGCAGTGACAGAAAATTACGTTCAAGATATTGCCTATAGTGATGAGGCTTTAGTTGAGTTTATCGCGGAGTTGAAAAAGCTTGATGAAAATACAATAATTGTGTTCTGGGGAGATCATTTACCTAGTGTTTATGGAGATGAAATTGCGGAACAAAATAGTGAAGAAGCAATGCATCAAACTCCGTTGCTGATCTATCAAACAAATGGAGAACAACAAGAACAAGTGGGAACGATTAGCCCAATGTACTTCATGAATGAAATTTTAACTGTAAGTAATCAAGAAAGCTCTCCATACTATGCTTTTTTAGCGGAGTTAAAAAAAGAAGTGCCGGCATTTGAAAAAAATATGTACTACAATAAAGAGACCCAAAAATGGGTTGAAAATCGAAATCAATTGAGCAAATCAGCTCAAAATCTCTTAAAAGAGTTAGATTTAATTCAATACGATGTAACTACTGGGAAAAACTATAGCAAAGATTCTGATTTATTCTCTTAAAAAACGACTTTTTTGGATAAAAATAAGAAACTGCAAGAAATCAACATTTGTAAAAATGGGTTTCTTGCAGTTTTTTCTATTTTAGAACTTAGTCCTAGTCTTATTTTTGTCAGGAGACAACCTCGATACCTAAGACAGTCAAGTGTCCATTTCCAACGAGCTTAATTAATAAATGAGCCATTTGTTCAGGTGGGAAATCACCATCGCTATTTAGCCACCAATGAACCATGCCAATAAAAATCGAGCTCATGTACTCAATAATAAAGTCAATCGGAACTTCAACATCATTTTCAGTAATTTTTAATTGATTGAAAATTTCCGCATATTGTTGATCCAGCAAGTTTTTGATTTTTAATTTTAATGTATTTCCAGAAGGTCCCTCAGTTAAAATAAGATAGAAGTTTTGATTTTTTTTAACAGCCGTAAAAACTTGAGTTAACATTTTTTCAAGTTTTTTTATTTGCACTTGATTGCCATTTTCAAGTAACTTAGGGTCTAAAATTTTAGTGAAGGCATCTAAAGCATAGGAAAAAACTTCATCATATAAATCATTTTTATCTTTAAAATGTGCGTAGAATGTTGCGCGATTAATCATTGCTTCTGAAGCGATATCTTGAATAGTCACAGCTTCATACCCTTTTTCCTCAACTAAAAGAACAAAGGCCTCAAAAATCATTTTTTTTGTTCGTATCACACGTAAGTCTGTTTTCTTGATAGAATGTAGCATTTTTACTCCTTCTTTCTAAAAAACTTAGAAGATAAACAACAAATTTCAGTTTGTGTTGTTTATCACACAGAATGCTGAATGTTGCTGATTGATTTTATAATGCTGTTTATATTAAAATGAATGTTACCATACTACACTATATAGGATATCAAACAGTATGTTGAATATCTAACAATCCGTTAGTTAATAGATGAGTAAAAAGTGAAAAAGTGAACAATATATGAACGTTGAGAATCAATTGAGAATATTAGATGCAAGTGGAGGGGAAAAATCATGACTAAAACAATTCGTGCAGGAATTGATGTAGGATCAACAACGGTTAAACTAGTCGTTATTGATGAAGAGAATCAAGTGCTATTTTCTAAATACGAACGTCATTACTCAGACGTAAAAGAAGCCAGTTATCAAGTTTTAAAAGAGGCTAGTCAGTTACTAGGAGATGAAGCCTTAACGCTGATGATTACCGGATCTGGCGGAATGGGTCTAGCTGAATTGTTAGAGATTGAATTCATTCAAGAAGTAATTGCTTGTACAAGGACGGTAGAAGAGCTGATTCCTGAAACGGATGTAGCGATTGAACTAGGTGGAGAAGATGCTAAAATTACCTTTTTTGATGGAGCCTTAGAACAACGAATGAATGGAAGTTGTGCTGGTGGAACAGGTGCATTTATTGACCAAATGGCAAGCCTATTAAAAACGGATGCGAATGGAGTCAATGAATTAGCTAAAAGTTATGAAACTATTTATCCGATCGCTTCTCGTTGTGGTGTTTTTGCCAAAACAGATGTGCAACCACTGATTAATGAAGGCGCACGTCCTGAAGATATCTCTGCAAGTATTTACCAAGCAGTTGTGAATCAAACTATTGCCGGACTGGCGTCTGGTCGTAAAATTAAAGGAAAAGTGGCTTTTTTAGGTGGTCCATTATTCTTTATGAGTGAATTGCGTCGTCGTTTTATCGAAACGCTTAATTTGAAGCCAGAAGATGTTATTTTTCCAGAAGACCCACAATTATTTGTAGCCAAAGGAGCTGCTTATTTTTCAGAAGGCACTCAAATTAGAACGTTAAATCAATTAGTTCATACAATTGAAACTGCCAATTCTGAAGTTTTACAACCAAGCGATACTTTAAAGGCTTTGTTTAAAGATGAGGCTGAATTAGCTGAATTTAGAGAACGCCACAGTCAAGCCAATGTCGTGGAGAAACCATTAAGTGAACATCATGGAGTGGCTTTTTTAGGAATTGATGCTGGTTCAACAACGACTAAAGTGGCTTTAATTAACGAAGCAGGCGAACTGTTATTTAAATTCTATGGAAATAATGAAGGAAAACCATTAGAGACAACCATGGAAGTCCTAAAAGATTTATATCTGCAGTTGCCAAAAGATGTTTTCATTGGCAAAACCGCCATTACAGGATACGGGGAACACTTAATTAAAAATGCACTAAAAATAGATATTGGTGAAGTTGAAACAGTAGCACATTATAAAGCTGCCAATCGCTTTCAACCAGGAGTGGACTTTATCTTAGATATCGGTGGACAAGATATGAAAGCCATGACGATTAAAAATGGTGTATTATCTTCGATTCAACTAAATGAAGCTTGTTCATCTGGCTGTGGTTCCTTTATCGAAACGTTTGCGAAGTCTTTAAAAGTAGAAGTGGCTGATTTTGCTGAAGCAGCAGTTCATTCTAAAAATCCAGTTGATTTAGGTTCTCGCTGTACGGTATTTATGAACTCAAAAGTGAAACAAGTACAAAAGGAAGGCGCAACTGTTGGGGATATCTCAGCGGGACTTTCTTATTCAGTTATTAAAAATGCTCTCTACAAAGTAATCAAAATTAAACGTCCTGAAGACTTAGGTGAGCGAATTGTTTGCCAAGGAGGAACTTTTTATAACGAAGCCGTATTACGTGCGTTTGAAACCATTAGTGGTCGTGAAGTTATTCGCCCGAATATTGCTGGTTTGATGGGTGCTTATGGTTGTGGAATTTTAGCTTTAGAAGCGTATGAAGAGGGTGACGTTTCAACGATTTTAGCTTTAGATGAGCTTGATAGCTTTACTACTGAAAAAGAATTCACCCATTGTGGTTTATGTGAAAACAATTGTATGATGACAGTAACGATTTTTTCTGATGGTCGCCAGTTTATTACAGGGAACCGTTGTGAGCGTGGTGCGCGCATTAAAGTGAAAAAAGAAGATAAAAAAGTTAATTTGATTGACTATAAATACAAACGGTTATTCCAATACAAACCATTACGTAAAAAAGAAGCAACTCGTGGAATAATTGGAATGCCACGCGTTTTAAACATGTATGAAAACTATCCATTATGGCATACATTCTTTACTGAATTGGGCTTTCGTGTGGAACTTTCGCCTCGTTCAACGAAGAAGCTTTATGAACAAGGAATGGAAACAATTCCGAGCGATACAGTCTGTTATCCAGCAAAATTAACCCATGGACATATTGAAGCTTTAATTGCCAAAGAGATTCCCTTAATATTCTATCCAGCAGTTGTTTTTGAGCAGCAAGAATTTAAACAAGCTGAGAATCATTTTAACTGTCCTATTGTTCAATCTTATCCTGATGTAATTCGGACCAATGTTGATGAAATTCGCGAAGGCAAAGTAGACTATCGTAATCCGTATTTAAACTTAGGCAATCAAGAATCTGTCACTAAGAGTTTATTTGAAACGTTTAAAGACTTTGGGATAACTAAAGAAGAGATTGCGTTGGCTTTGACACATGGGTATGAAGAATTAGAGAACTTTAAGCAAGATATTCGGAACAAAGGGGAAGAAACCTTATTAATGCTGACGATGAAAGGTGAAAAAGGCATTGTGCTAGCAGGTCGTCCGTATCATTTAGATCCAGAGATTAATCATGGTGTAGCGGATGCCATTACGCAAGAAGGATTCCATATTTTGACGGAAGATAGTGTCTCGCATTTAGGCGATGTGGCGAATTTACGAGTAGTCAATCAATGGGTGTATCATGCTCGTTTATATGCTGCGGCTAAAGTAGTTGCCAAAACACCACAATTAGAAATGATTCAATTAAATTCATTTGGCTGTGGTTTGGATGCAGTAACGACGGATCAAGTGGAAGAAATTATGGAACGTGCTGGCAAAATTTATACAGTCTTAAAAATCGATGAAGGATCTAACTTAGGCGCAATTCGGATTCGAGTCCGTTCATTAAAAGCAGCCGTTAAAGAACGCAATAAATTAAGTTTTGAATCCATTCCAGTAACGGATAGCGAAGAAGTTCCAGAAGAACGAATTGCTTTTACTAAGGAAATGAAGAAAAAACATACGCTATTGATGCCCATGATGAGCCCAATTCACCAAAATGGTTTATTCGATGTAGCACTACAAGCCTCTGGTTATAATGTAGCTGTTTTGCCAACCTTAGACAAAGGAGCAGTTGATGAAGGGTTAAAATTCGTCAATAACGATGCCTGTTACCCAGCGATTATTACCATTGGTCAATTAGTTGAAGCCCTACAAAGTGGTGAATATGATTTGGACAATGTCAGTGTGATGATGACCCAAACAGGTGGCGGTTGCCGTGCAACGAACTATATTCCACTATTGCGTAAAGCCTTAAAGGATGCTGGTTTTTCTAACGTTCCAGTAGTCTCTATTTCGATGGGGAATCAAGGTGTAGAAAGCAATCCTGGTTTCACTTATGATCTAAAAATGTTAAAACGGATTTTGGTTGCAGCGCTATACGGGGATTTATTTGAACGTGTCGTGTATCGTACAAGACCTTATGAAGTTGAAAAAGGCAGTGTTGAAGCCTTGCATGGTAAATGGTTGGAGATTGTTAGTAAGAATGTTAAGAATGGCTCGATGCGTGAATTTAACCGTAATATGAAACGAATTGTAAAAGCTTTTGATACGATTCCTTTAACCGATGAAATCAAGCCAAGAGTCGGCGTTGTGGGTGAAATTCTTGTTAAATATTCGCCAACTGCAAATAATGACTTAGTGCGCTTGCTAGAAGCAGAGGGAGCTGAAGTAGTTGTTCCTGATATTATTGGCTTTATGAACTATAGCTTATACAATCAAATCTGGAAATATGAAAATATGGGTGTTCCTTATAAAACAAAATTGTTATCTCAAGTCGGCATTAAATTAATTGAACTTTGTGAGAAACCAATGGATAAAGCACTACGTAATTCAGAGCGTTTCACTGGCATAGATTCCATTTATGATATTGCGGAAGGAGCATCTAAAGTCCTTTCTATCGGAAATCATACAGGTGAAGGCTGGTTCCTAACAGGAGAAATGATTGAGTTATTGAAACATGGTGTGAATAATATTGTCTGTATGCAACCCTTTGGCTGTTTACCAAATCATGTCGTTGGAAAAGGTGCAATTAAAGAACTGCGTCGTCAATACAACAATGCCAATATTGCTGCCATCGATTATGATCCAGGTGTTTCAGTTGTCAATCAATTAAATCGAATTCGTTTAATGCTTTCAACTGCCAACAAAAATATTGAAAAAGATCCAGAGGCGGTTAAGAAAATGGCAGCCAAACAAAGTAAAATCACAAGTTAATTAAACATTAAGGGCTTAAGAAAGCCCTTAAAGCTTTACAATACTGGAGCCGTTACGGATACCGTATGAGACGGAGATTTCTTAAGAAATCCAGTACCATTCAACTACAATATTTCAAGACACTTTCCAGTTTTTGGAAGGTGTCTTTTTTTGATTTGGTAACGACTTACTCATTTTGAGTAGTAGTTCTATATTCCTCTAAGCGTTTAAACGTGTCTATTAATAGAATCAATTTAACTGAACTCACATTCATCAGCAGTAGTGGCAATAAAACATCAATGTTTGCTACGTTATTCTTCAAAGTAGTCTAATTGTTGTGAGACAGCTCTGGAAGAGGTTGTAAGTTGGCTAAGATAGTCAACTTAACCTAGCACATCTGTCACTGTAAGTAATACCAATAATTCTGATACTCTTCTCCTGTAAAATTTAGAAAGTTTGTAGATTTCTATAATATAATGATGTCAAAAAATTAAATGAAATTCGTTTTTTTATTCGGTATTCTGTACTGAAAGTAGAAATCCTTTCAATTTAATATTTACAAAGTGACAATAATTTAGAAAATTAACTTTGGAAAATCGGATCATAAATAGTTATTTTTTATTGATATTTTGAATTAGATGATAAGCAAGATTTAAATGTTTAAGTTTGAGCCTTCTTATGATAAAATAAATAACGATTGTGTGGTTTTAGATATAAATTAGATGAAAAGTTACGTAAGGAGGTAAATTAAAGCAATGACATTAGAAGATGTGATTCGGTCATAAACCAGTATTTTCAGGCACAAATCAACAATGCCGATGATTTATAACGGACAACCAAAGCAGATGCTCAGTACTGGGGAGAGCCTTTAAGTGAGTATGAAGAATTAGATGCTTTAACCTTGGGCAGTGCTACAGAACAGTCAATTGTGAAATAACCTACAAAAGGATAGAAACAATCGTTGTCTGTTTTAAAAGAATTGGAAGAAGAATCGAATACGTTGCTAAAAATATAGAAAAAGCAATTGAAAGTCAAGTAACATTAGATAAAGAATTGGCAGATTATTTATTTTAGAGGTACACAATGGGGAAAGAAATTTTAAGAAAGTTAGAACAAGTAGAAAAGGATTATTGGAAAATTGTATTTAGTTGGAGACTTGTATAAAGGGACGACCAACAAAAATTTCAGAGCTACTTAGAAAATACATTTTAAAGAACAATTGTTACTTATAGAGTTTATAAAGAAAGGCAACAATTGGATAAACGAGAGGTTAAATCCTAAGGTTTGAAATATTTTTAGAGTATCTTCTGTATACATTTCATTGATAATATATCAGCATAGACTTAAGGGTAGCGATTCATGTCTTTTTAAGCAATCCTTACTTTGTGTTCAACGTGACTAATTGTATTACGTGAAACGACTATGGAGGAAAATGATTTATCTTACATTAATGGAAAATATGTAAATAATCTCAAAAAAATTATTAATCTAAGTTATCGGTCTACTATCTATTTTCTTAAATGATAAGGGAGAAAAAATTAAGCTATCTAGCGAAGCAGAAACAATAGGATAGGTTACTAGGTAAGCTGTATTTAAAAGAATTGTTTGAATAAATAGGGTGCTTTTAATGAGAAATTAAGCGAGTAGATTTAAGCAAAAATTAGATTAGAGTATGTTGTTATGAAACTCATAATTTAAATAAGAAAAAGGTTTTTAGAGATAGCCAATGGAGAGTATTGTAATGATAAATATACCTTATAAGGAGAACAACTATGGAAATTAAAGTCAGTAAAGAGCCAATAGAAGACACGATAAAAAATAGATCAACAAGAAATATATATAGAATTAAATTACTAAATAACCTTATAGTTATGGTAGGTACGATTATACT is drawn from Carnobacterium gallinarum DSM 4847 and contains these coding sequences:
- a CDS encoding 2-hydroxyacyl-CoA dehydratase; this translates as MTKTIRAGIDVGSTTVKLVVIDEENQVLFSKYERHYSDVKEASYQVLKEASQLLGDEALTLMITGSGGMGLAELLEIEFIQEVIACTRTVEELIPETDVAIELGGEDAKITFFDGALEQRMNGSCAGGTGAFIDQMASLLKTDANGVNELAKSYETIYPIASRCGVFAKTDVQPLINEGARPEDISASIYQAVVNQTIAGLASGRKIKGKVAFLGGPLFFMSELRRRFIETLNLKPEDVIFPEDPQLFVAKGAAYFSEGTQIRTLNQLVHTIETANSEVLQPSDTLKALFKDEAELAEFRERHSQANVVEKPLSEHHGVAFLGIDAGSTTTKVALINEAGELLFKFYGNNEGKPLETTMEVLKDLYLQLPKDVFIGKTAITGYGEHLIKNALKIDIGEVETVAHYKAANRFQPGVDFILDIGGQDMKAMTIKNGVLSSIQLNEACSSGCGSFIETFAKSLKVEVADFAEAAVHSKNPVDLGSRCTVFMNSKVKQVQKEGATVGDISAGLSYSVIKNALYKVIKIKRPEDLGERIVCQGGTFYNEAVLRAFETISGREVIRPNIAGLMGAYGCGILALEAYEEGDVSTILALDELDSFTTEKEFTHCGLCENNCMMTVTIFSDGRQFITGNRCERGARIKVKKEDKKVNLIDYKYKRLFQYKPLRKKEATRGIIGMPRVLNMYENYPLWHTFFTELGFRVELSPRSTKKLYEQGMETIPSDTVCYPAKLTHGHIEALIAKEIPLIFYPAVVFEQQEFKQAENHFNCPIVQSYPDVIRTNVDEIREGKVDYRNPYLNLGNQESVTKSLFETFKDFGITKEEIALALTHGYEELENFKQDIRNKGEETLLMLTMKGEKGIVLAGRPYHLDPEINHGVADAITQEGFHILTEDSVSHLGDVANLRVVNQWVYHARLYAAAKVVAKTPQLEMIQLNSFGCGLDAVTTDQVEEIMERAGKIYTVLKIDEGSNLGAIRIRVRSLKAAVKERNKLSFESIPVTDSEEVPEERIAFTKEMKKKHTLLMPMMSPIHQNGLFDVALQASGYNVAVLPTLDKGAVDEGLKFVNNDACYPAIITIGQLVEALQSGEYDLDNVSVMMTQTGGGCRATNYIPLLRKALKDAGFSNVPVVSISMGNQGVESNPGFTYDLKMLKRILVAALYGDLFERVVYRTRPYEVEKGSVEALHGKWLEIVSKNVKNGSMREFNRNMKRIVKAFDTIPLTDEIKPRVGVVGEILVKYSPTANNDLVRLLEAEGAEVVVPDIIGFMNYSLYNQIWKYENMGVPYKTKLLSQVGIKLIELCEKPMDKALRNSERFTGIDSIYDIAEGASKVLSIGNHTGEGWFLTGEMIELLKHGVNNIVCMQPFGCLPNHVVGKGAIKELRRQYNNANIAAIDYDPGVSVVNQLNRIRLMLSTANKNIEKDPEAVKKMAAKQSKITS
- a CDS encoding LTA synthase family protein, whose protein sequence is MIKNTKEVLTIISIYVYNSESFSVLFFYVIDKINDNTNNARLFSKAGGFMKPKLKKVYFKKPKPQELKVEKNLISTKIDACLFIVLLVLSALVNTMILQLFQNNLDWSLVWKFIFEWHTEIFLLSSSVILVITLWLYSLIGNRYIVVALTFLTSLGIGMATWQKMLNRSEPLYPSELNMVKELPFLISMIDVKFIVLFIVGGTLLGIAVWLVTHYHSKFITAPNRKKSYLLRGILFVLTSFLLIYIGNFNQSGNYLKKAYDPYAYWIPYSQQMNYYNNGFIGGFLYNLKVEAMEQPADYSKAKIVELTKKYQILADETNQNQKTDLTKSNIVYIMNESFSDPLALKGITVSSDPIPTIRQLIESGYGGKILSQGYGGGTANIEFEALTGFSMEPLNPQLTTPYTQLISQKQKFPSIVDFLKKKNYTTTAIHPYNTSMYKRENVYETLGFDQFISETTMPYTETIGNNPYISDKAAYQTVLKQLEGTDTPDFVHLVTMQNHMPYGDKYITTDFTVTGTTNDAVTENYVQDIAYSDEALVEFIAELKKLDENTIIVFWGDHLPSVYGDEIAEQNSEEAMHQTPLLIYQTNGEQQEQVGTISPMYFMNEILTVSNQESSPYYAFLAELKKEVPAFEKNMYYNKETQKWVENRNQLSKSAQNLLKELDLIQYDVTTGKNYSKDSDLFS
- a CDS encoding TetR/AcrR family transcriptional regulator, which codes for MLHSIKKTDLRVIRTKKMIFEAFVLLVEEKGYEAVTIQDIASEAMINRATFYAHFKDKNDLYDEVFSYALDAFTKILDPKLLENGNQVQIKKLEKMLTQVFTAVKKNQNFYLILTEGPSGNTLKLKIKNLLDQQYAEIFNQLKITENDVEVPIDFIIEYMSSIFIGMVHWWLNSDGDFPPEQMAHLLIKLVGNGHLTVLGIEVVS